A stretch of the Lactuca sativa cultivar Salinas chromosome 9, Lsat_Salinas_v11, whole genome shotgun sequence genome encodes the following:
- the LOC111899078 gene encoding beta-xylosidase/alpha-L-arabinofuranosidase 2, translating into MASQTINPHFPLLLAIAFLLSIFLSVSAQYSPRFACDIDKNPGLKKFLFCNTSLDVKTRVNDLVNMMTLQEKAGSIVSVADRIDRLGIPSYGWWSEALHGVSDTGPATWFNKTVVPGATSYPQVILTAASFNESLWNLLGKVVSTEARAMYNTGVAGLTFWSPNVNIFRDPRWGRGQETPGEDPLVASRYGVAYVKGLQETEDGDEDRLKIGACCKHYTAYDLDNWTSVDRFHFNAIVTQQDLEDTYNLPFKKCVLDGNVASIMCSFNKINGVPACGDKELLEDTVRGKWKLNGYISSDCDSLDVMFKDMRYEKTPEEVTADALNAGLDLNCGDSLKNFTASAVKKGLVNETMVNRAVTNSFTTLMRLGFFDGNPSKQMYGKLGKKDICTKANQDLARETARQGIVLLKNNLGSLPLLPSDIKSLAVIGPNANATVAMIGNYAGIPCKYTTPLQGLSDSVETIYEEGCDHVMCNSTEGFEKAKNIAAKADAVVLVMGTDLSIEHEALDRTEIDLPGQQNLLVSEVAYAARGPVILVVMSGGGIDVSFAKCNPKVTSIMWVGLPGQEGGGALADVIFGRYNPGGRLPMTWYPRSYTDTVTMSNMNMRADPSTGYPGRSYRFYRGETVYPFGYGLSYSLYVHHLVKAPKQLTISLKKPATDQCSKSTCKSIDATDKVCGSQTFDVEITVTNIGKMAGSHSVLLFSYPPQVIYNSPQKQLLDFKRVQLGPWNQTSVKFKVDVCKQLSVVDKDGNMRLPLGRHVLQIGDLKHSINLKI; encoded by the exons ATGGCTTCTCAAACTATTAATCCACACTTCCCTCTTCTACTCGCCATTGCCTTTCTCCTCTCCATTTTCCTGTCTGTTTCGGCTCAATACTCCCCTCGTTTTGCTTGCGACATTGACAAAAATCCAGGCTTGAAGAAATTCCTGTTCTGTAACACTTCACTGGATGTGAAAACACGGGTTAATGATTTAGTAAATATGATGACATTGCAAGAAAAAGCGGGGAGCATTGTGAGTGTAGCCGATCGCATAGATCGCCTTGGGATACCATCTTATGGGTGGTGGTCGGAGGCTTTGCATGGCGTTTCTGACACCGGACCTGCAACCTGGTTCAACAAAACTGTAGTGCCTGGAGCTACTAGCTACCCACAAGTCATCCTCACTGCAGCCTCGTTCAATGAATCTCTATGGAATCTTCTTGGAAAA GTGGTTTCGACAGAAGCTAGAGCAATGTACAATACTGGTGTAGCAGGATTAACATTCTGGTCACCAAATGTGAATATTTTCCGAGATCCGAGATGGGGAAGAGGGCAAGAAACACCAGGAGAGGATCCACTCGTAGCAAGTAGATATGGAGTAGCTTATGTTAAAGGTTTACAAGAAACAGAGGATGGTGATGAAGATCGACTCAAAATCGGAGCTTGTTGTAAACATTACACTGCCTATGATCTTGATAATTGGACTAGCGTTGATCGATTCCATTTCAATGCCATT GTAACACAGCAAGATTTGGAGGATACATACAACCTACCATTCAAAAAGTGTGTTTTGGATGGAAATGTTGCAAGTATTATGTGTTCTTTCAACAAAATTAATGGTGTACCCGCTTGTGGCGATAAGGAGCTTTTGGAAGATACAGTTCGGGGAAAATGGAAATTAAATGG ATACATTAGTTCGGATTGTGATTCATTAGACGTCATGTTCAAAGACATGCGATATGAGAAAACACCAGAAGAAGTTACAGCAGATGCGTTAAACGCAG GGTTGGATCTTAACTGCGGGGATTCACTAAAGAACTTCACAGCAAGTGCAGTGAAGAAGGGGTTAGTGAACGAAACAATGGTGAATCGGGCTGTTACAAACAGTTTCACGACACTTATGAGGCTTGGTTTTTTCGATGGTAACCCAAGCAAGCAAATGTACGGGAAATTAGGCAAGAAAGATATATGCACCAAAGCCAACCAGGATCTAGCCCGTGAAACCGCTAGACAAGGAATTGTCTTGCTTAAGAACAATTTAGGGTCTTTGCCACTTCTTCCATCAGATATCAAGTCACTAGCTGTAATCGGGCCTAATGCTAATGCCACGGTAGCCATGATTGGCAACTACGCAGGAATTCCATGCAAATACACAACTCCTCTACAAGGTCTGTCAGATTCAGTTGAAACTATCTACGAGGAAGGGTGTGATCATGTGATGTGTAACTCTACTGAGGGATTCGAAAAGGCCAAGAACATTGCTGCTAAAGCAGATGCCGTGGTTCTAGTTATGGGCACAGATCTTTCCATAGAGCATGAAGCCCTAGATAGGACCGAAATAGATCTTCCTGGACAACAAAACCTTCTTGTTTCTGAGGTTGCATATGCAGCTAGAGGACCGGTGATTCTTGTTGTCATGTCGGGAGGTGGGATTGATGTTAGTTTTGCAAAATGTAACCCAAAAGTTACTAGCATTATGTGGGTTGGGTTACCTGGACAAGAAGGTGGAGGTGCTTTGGCTGATGTCATTTTTGGTCGTTATAATCCAG GTGGAAGACTACCTATGACATGGTATCCACGATCCTATACGGATACGGTGACCATGAGCAACATGAACATGAGGGCAGATCCATCGACAGGCTATCCAGGTCGCTCCTATCGATTCTATAGAGGCGAAACAGTTTACCCATTTGGCTATGGATTAAGTTACTCATTATACGTTCATCACCTCGTTAAAGCACCCAAACAGTTAACAATCTCGCTAAAGAAACCAGCCACTGATCAATGCTCGAAATCTACCTGCAAATCAATTGATGCAACTGACAAGGTTTGTGGTAGCCAAACATTTGATGTTGAAATCACGGTAACAAACATCGGAAAGATGGCCGGAAGCCACTCCGTCTTGTTGTTCTCTTACCCACCTCAGGTGATATATAATTCGCCTCAAAAACAGTTGCTGGATTTCAAGAGGGTGCAGTTGGGACCATGGAACCAAACTTCGGTTAAGTTTAAGGTCGATGTTTGCAAGCAATTGAGCGTGGTTGATAAAGATGGTAACATGAGGCTTCCATTAGGGCGCCATGTTCTTCAAATAGGAGACCTCAAACACTCCATAAATCTCAAGATTTGA